Part of the Cydia fagiglandana chromosome 2, ilCydFagi1.1, whole genome shotgun sequence genome, TCAAAGGGGCTTAGGGATCCTTTccatttatggtaacattccatttctaaccgcagctgcactaccggtactgaacgcgacgctgtcattgtcaatttccatagtaaaattgacagtagtagAGCTGTCgctggaaatggaatgttacccttgtGTTCATTGTAAAATATCGTTAAGGCACAACCTTTCGAAATTGATTTGAATTAAAAAATGTGTTCAAGAATACAAGATCAGCGACAGaaataaaaagttttcatttgatAACGTTTGTTCAACCTAGATAATTGCTGTTACTTTTTAGTAGGCGCTTTTCATGTTAGGATTTTCTGCTTCTTCGCTAAATGCATATGTttctataaaatacatattaccCACATACGTAGAGGAGCGTCGACCTACAATATTTTTCCAGGATCCCATTGACAGTAGGACTATATAGTCACATATACcgtattaaacaaaaaaaaaatcaatatcaGCCCATCACTCTTTGATACCTAAATCGGGGaatataagtacataaaaaacgaataaaacaaGAACTCCTGAAGAATTGAAAACATTccttcttcaaaaatatttgcTGATCTCCTTTGGAAACTGGGTTGGTTTCCCTCATGTCATCATTTTAAACGAACTATGCATTTGGGAGTCGAGTTAGATATACGCTATAGTTTTAAAGCGACAGTACCCTACTTTAGTTGGTGCAAAAGATGGTATTTATATGTTGGTAAGCATAGAGCATTTATAGCATGGTTGATGGCATGCTTATAACCTGCGTGCATTTCGTGAGTGTGGCTTATTAGGTCATTTACATGTAAAGTCCATTAACTACTGCCATCCGTACAATTGATTGATTTGTTGTAGAAATTGCTTATATGGATTCAGGGTGAGCTCCATAGTAGTTGGACTGACACACATTATTAGTCATATTGGGATTTCCGACATCATATTTCTCCTATACAATCTGATGAAAGTAATGAATGAGTGTAAATTGTGTTTGTTTTTATAACATTTCTACGAAacgaatatttttatttatcttacTTAAAAGTTGATTTAAAGTGGATTATCAGCtacataattatacaatataatgaataatcaaaaaaataattcctTCTTTCACCGGATTGTGTATGCGATCAATTATTTTGGCAGCAATAGCAATCTTCACGGGATCGGTCATGTGATTTCTTTATCGCACATACCAAGTTTTAAAAGGTAAGTCTTACGGAATTTCGATACATATTAGGAAAGTATCTTGCATTTGAACCTcatagaatattatttgaaaataacaataactattaaaatttaaataactaccTACACCCTACGCACAAAAATACCTTCCATCATTTTGAAAAAGCACTGAATAGCTACTGTTCAAACTGCTAATGCTAATGCGATTTTTATCAAACATAGCTAAGAAGTATAAACCTGTCTGTGCGTTTGAaagctacgatgccacagacacaCAGCTAGATTGATagacattggcgtcaaacaCCTAGAacccctctttttgcgtcgggggttaaagaaaaaaaaagcaatgTTAAATAAGGTTTTTGTACGTCACCTAAAAATGCTAATAAATTTTATCAGTTTTCTTTCACAAGTGGTTATAAAGTGAATGTCGAGGCAAAGTGGGTGGCTCGTTATGTCAATGTGCCGACTTAATGATGTCATTACCCAGGCAGGCCTGAATATTAATCACTGCCGTAAATGGCTCGTCAATTTAACTTCTTCAGTGCTCAAGGAGCTAATAGCGCTGCTCAAAATGTAATATCGCACATTTCTCTTAATTACGTTAAGGTCACATCGTCACATGTAATACTGAGATATTTAGTTACTATATGAAATTACCCCAGTCATCTTATGGCAGTTATTATGAGCGGGAAAATAcgaccagccttctgggcaccttacCGAGCGACTACGACTTACATAGGTCaaattattcatttataaaTTTTTACAGTCTCTATTATGCTACATAAAAATTTAAGATATTTACCTAGTTATGGCagatttgaaataatttatattacaTGAATTTTGTTGTGTACCagatttaaattatgaattcagaattatgaatattatgatcgAAATATAATCCAACAAAATATCATTACCTCAATAAGATCGTTAAATATgacaatatttgttttaattaatgagCAAATAACTAGAGTATAAAGTACTGTAAGAGTCTGTtaggaaagagaagagtcgtggaatatattaccgatacattccacgactcttctctttatTACATTTGTTACTAGAACCTGGAACATTATGTCACAAGACcgattttgttaattttattgtaggtatacataatttcttcattattactatttactgaattgaaattattatgtaataaattttttaaAAAGTACGTATTTGTTTGTGAACAGCTTCATTTAGCCAGGTTTATATTTAGGTagcttatacatattatatatcaCAACATGCCTCAATATTTAAATGGATTACAGACTATGCTGGTTCTCTATCCTGCTTGCCAGTTGCTGGGGAACGTTCAGCATTCTGCGAGAAGTTTTGGACCTCTACACGCAAGGGTCCGTGTCTTACTCCGTGGACACCAACTACTTGTCCTGGGACACCCCCTTCCCGGCCGTGACGCTGTGTGAACAGCTGGACTCCGATAGGCTGAAAAGTTATTTGGCTGCGTATGTTTTTATACTTTACTGGAAAATTCGGAAAGGGGGCTTCGTTAATAATTCAAGATAGTTTGATTGGTTTTTATCAGTGAATGAAAAGCACATTTTTTGTGGtctgataactttttgttttctttttactcgGGTTCGCGACAACgacgcaaaaaaaatattatgtacttTTTTGGGTTTTAAACATCCCTTGGTGTTTGTGTCTCATTTCATATAATATGATattatatgatttatttatctcacaatataaataaatataccacAACATACATTACCTCGGTCGAccttatattttctatttatcaGGAAGAAACTGCCACCTACAATGTTGGCATTCTTCAGGGATGTGTTCTATTACAACAACCAGCAGTGCAAACAGTGCACCAACTGCAAGAACACCACCTGCGTTGATAACTACATGGACTACGTCAAAGACTACCGGCTCAAGTGTGGGCACGTGTTGAACAAGTGCTGGTGGGCAGGGAAGCCTTACAATTGCTGTGAAATGTAATttatcatattcatatttatttattgcaaccaTTATAAGACgcacacatatttttgcggcctttgaagagtaacatattattgccaGGGATTGATACTTCCTGTCCCTATTCAGCTACGGTTATTGAAATACAAGAACAAAATCTTTCATTTTCTACACAGTTCCCAGGAGACGGAAAATTGTTCAACTCACTAACCTTTCTAGAGTTTGCGGCCATCCCTTGGGCAAAATTGGTTGAAATCCTTTCGGTCAGCCGTTTTGTCGCTACATTGGTCCGAGTATGTCCATATCTACAAAAGATTAAagacccccttattcataaacgtttactaaagttgacaagccgataataatcgtttatgACCTTATTCATAAATAGTCTGCGAATAGTAGTTATtcgcagaggccgggaaagggcaattcgtggatgagtttcgattttgtcggacgacgcgaagcggagtccgacaaagaagacgaatccacgaattgctattcctgccgaggcatatatagtgcttttctccaaacatgcgaggaaataagctaaaataattattatttaagcatcaagcatcactcaaatcaaaccttcacatccaaaatgtcaaaaacaatttccctctttaattaatttttaaaagttaaaggcacaaacttattctgccattcagtaccattcaatattcgttcattcaatataattgcgcaataaagtttgtcaaaccaacttttcagtcagtaagaaccaggaaaactacacccatccttttcttttgggtgctagtactagtgtaagacaaagatagtatgattctctttgtctatgtttgaaatgagaaagtcctttgacaaactatgtaagctttatgaacacggatgagatttaaaaaaaatataaaaataatctttgattttattaagcagtattcgcacgatcatacacgtgaaatgatagctgatcgggtcgtgtagaagcggctcgcggcaataataattggctgtttgcgttttttattattaaaaagtaaaaaacactacagtaataagttattactgaagtgtttttttacttcccgtccgctagaacaggacagcgatagtttgatgttttttagttagagtttgacattaacgaagaacttcccgtgctatttttgctacagtaaggtgaacatttccgagcatattggagaaaagatAACTATCGGGTATTATAAAGTAGAATAGCACTAGAATAAAAAAGCTAGGCATGGAATACAAATTCAATCGTCTTActtaattttgtaaaattatctTACAGCTCTTTGAATAGATCTATGCTCTGAATTATCTCCGAAATCTAGGTATTCGGCGACTTGATACTAAGCAGACGTCAAATACTCACCTTTATATCTACAGATtggttagtattttttttagtattagtacAAAACCTATACTTATACCTAGTCATCTCATCCCATTTTTCAGGGTGATAGCACCTGTTAACGAAGAAAATCTTCTGTGTTGACTAAAATAACTGCctatctattaaaaaaaacgtgtaTCGTCTCGTTTACAGATTTAGCCCCTTAGAAACGGAGTACGGACCGTGCTTTACGTTTAACTCGCGGCTGACAGGCGATGGGTATGTCAGGCACATCAACAGGACCACCGGCCTACCGAGCCTCGTGTTCACAGCTAGTCGGTTGATTACGGTTTGTAGAAGTTTTCATTGAGAAACACCTACTAATAAAATCGCGAAaactttgttattttattaaacgTTATAAACTTTTAATTCTAGTTGCGTATACACGCACCTGACGACGTGGTGTCCGTCAAAGTGGAGAAGATAGTGACCACCGATATTATGCCCCTCGTGTCTGAACTCAATGCCACTTTGAAGGTAGGCGAACActtttacctacattttaattcGTTGAGGATCGTATGATCGTAACGTTATGCAATTGCCCAGTTATGTGAATACGTATAAGTATAATGTATGTTTTAGTACCTTACTTGACTGGACCCAACATTTGATAATGAAATGATGGAAATCATAACTTCATAACGTTTCCAGTCGGAAGCAATAACGAGCGATATGACTATTCACCGCTTGGACCCACTCCGACGCGGTTGCTTGCTCGTGCGAGAGAAACCGGCGTTCGCGCACCACTGGCCTTTCCAGCGGTACTCCTACAGCGCCTGCGTGCTGTACTGCAGGGCTAAACTCCAGGTCGACCTGTGTAACTGCACACATCACTTCATGGTCCGGCTAAGTGAGTTCAGTTCGCGCAGCTCTGGCCTTTCCAGCGGTACTCCTACAGCGCCTGCTTGCTGTACTGCAGGGCTAAACTCCGGGTCAATCTGTATAACTGAACGCATCGTTTCATGGTCAGGCTAATTGAGTTCAGTTCGCGCAGCTCTGGCCTTTGCAGCGGTACTCCTACAGCGCCTGTGTGCTGTACTGTAGGGCTAAACTCCAGATCGACCTGTGTAACTGCACACATCACTTCTTAGTCAGGCTAAGTGAGTTCAGTTTGCGCAGCTTTGGCCTTTCCAGCGGTACTCCTACAGCGCCTGCGTGCTGTACAGCAGTGCTAAACTCCAGGTCGACCTATGTAACTGCACACATCACTTCATGATTAGGCTAAGTGAGTTCAGTTCGCGCAGCTCTGATTTTTCCAGCGGTACTCCTACATCACCTGCGTGCTAAACTGTAGAGCTAAGATACAGGTCAACCTGTATAACTGAACACATCACTTCATCGTTAGGCTAAGTGAGTTCAGTTTACGCCGCTCTGTCTTTTCCAGCACTATTAATACATGCCACCCTTTGTAATTATGCACGCATCATATATAATGGATATTTATAGTTTATCGTTCATAATTCATACTTAAGTTTTGTCTTTATTACGGTAAGAGCATTACTGACCCAAGGGATGAGCCggtaatacataatatatgtttcATACCTTGTCGTAAATCTGCACTTAAGGCCTATGGTAATAGCGGACCATCAGGTGCCTGTATTTAGGGAAAAAATCCCGTCTCACAAAATACGCTTCCGAAGTAGGTACATAGATTAACTAAACTGTGTAAGTAAATGTATGTTCGTGACATAACAACCTACACTCTCCACGTGTAAAATAAGAAAAGTTCTCTTAATTAATTTAGTACAAACAACGTGTTTGCTTTGTACGAAATTAATTCCTTTATTGCTGCAAATTAAGACCAGCAGGAAGTTTTTGTGTACTTTTTCCAGTTTGGCTGTATTGCTCTCTGAATTAAAATCCCCCTGTACATTTTCAGATGGATATGATATATGCAACGTTTCTGGACTTGGCTGCCTGTATAAAAATAAAGGTTAATTTGCGTTTTTAACAATTAAGACATgcttattatgattattaatttattataaatggtGAATGGATGTATATTGCTATAGGAATATTAGgtgcaattttattttatttacctacttaatacctacttataaactttttaaaattgttttattggTATATAGTCGCGGACAGTCTAGAACGTaaaatgaccacttttttatatcactaggtaggttaggttcgttagttatcttcaaatggccgagccaaacaggccgcgtagccaaaatgccaatcgcttacgctccgtagcgatcgaaacgcaactgtcacggtcgcgctaatatggaagagtgatagagagacataatgcttttcgttgtcgaagcgatagcgattgtaaccttggctaggccggcagcatagaataggagccccgcgataGCGTAAAGGATAAAACGACgaaaatgatgtaggcattttgcgttctggaccgttcgcgatgtagactaaaagtgaATAACCCGTTTTATTCAATGAATATTAAAGAAGTATTGTGGTAACGGAGGACAAGATTATTAATTGCCTTTAACTTGTATTTTAGAAAGCCTGCAGTCGAACACCAACTGCGGGTGTCCAATGGCTTGCGAAGAAATAAACTACAAAGCTGTGTATGTTTCATTTAAGTAAgttttttacaaaattatttcataatattctGAAATTCTTTTCGTATTCAAATTACCTTTTCAACTGATAGGATAGGATATATTTTTCGATAGctgtattttttatgaatataatGAATCATCCCTCAAAAATATATTACCTACAGCAAAAACATTTTCCTTaggtttttaaatatcgtttaaATAGCGTTTAAATAGAACACTTTTTTATGAATTGATACAGTAAGGTCAAGATTATGTGAGTGCCTGTTAAGGATAATAAATTAACTTAaactttttattaaattaaggattatattaaattaaggaTTATAACGCCTTCGATTATGCACGTGAGTGGGATGCAATGGTAAAAATAGTAATGTAATGTTGACCAATAAAGTCCGTTAAATATCCAACTGTCAGAAACacctttttatataaaacaatgAAATGAACGAAACATCGGAACATATTTAAATGTTTATACCTGTGTGATTATATTTGTTCGATTTCTTGAACGACTGTTGTGCTAACTAAAGAGCTTTTGATGTGATAAGATACTACTAACTAACGTCTCATAAATCGATGAACaacggtagcatgcacgaaaaagtgtcacgttgtggacagatctccgtGGTACCGTTACGTAAtctaatggtaatgttttcttatgacgttatcacggaaaattatcgtccgtaaactgaCTTTAcggacaaccatatttttttgttCCAGCCGCGAGCCTAGTCCCGTTTCGAAAGAGCTAGTAGCCCGGGGTTCCCGCGGAGTGGTAAGGCTGAACACTCTGCCGACGCTGCGAGTTCGCCGCCATGCTATCAGGGATAAGATGGCTTTAGTCGGTAACTACTATtagtatctttaggtatttaaatacaagtaaacaaacaatttgtaaattttcgggtagttataacatttattggttaaccgaccaattacaaaaccgcctggatcagttaCGGAATGACCttactttaacctacattatttgattgtgtaatgttttcatctaccctcaactggcttaaggagccgtTTGAggttagattttgtttacttttatttaaatacctaaagatacagagtctAGGCGTAGCCCAGCGCACTGGCCGATTCTGATCTCACGTGAACCAATGATGAACCATGATGAGTGATCACATGACTAATTGAATGTCGCTCACGCCATTCAGTGTGAGCTATcttgaaggtcgtatcaaaacaatgTCATAACCTTTGCAAATGGTTAATTCAGAATCGGCCTCCCGGTTGTACCGCGgtcattatttttatgaaagcgactaCACTTCACACCCAGAGGGTAAAGTGGCCTAAGACAACCAGTCTTAGGCCTCACGATTCCATTAACTGAACTATGGGATTATTCATAATTATAAGTTTTGGTACAAGCCAAGGTTTCAAAACTTGGCTTATACTATTGGAAGCTATTTATATAACTTGTATACTAACTGATTGGCTCAAAAAAAATGGAGGTGTATCCTGACTGTAATAATAGGATATGAAATTGATATGTATTTGTTAGGGATCGATGGCAAAGTGACGTTCCTGGTGGAGGAACTAGACTGAATAAAAACTATTAGTGCGAAAAACCGGCCATTTCAAACGCAACcgtcgcgaagaaaaatttgtaaaacaataaaattatactttGGTATAACTTAACaataacaatagacaaaggatttgCCGTTCGGTTAGCTACGAATCGATCGACTATAGGTACCTGAATgatcgaaaaaaaaatgtaagtgaTAACATATGAACATAACCTAGGTATAAATAAGCAAGCAGGTAGTTACTATATAATAACTGCTTGTTACGAAGATAGCGGGACGGTAGGTTGTCCTAATAAAGTGTCTACAGTTAGAGCCCATACCGCTGGCCACAGACATACTAAGGTCGGAACAGGCATCTTGGTATATTTTTCACCGATCAATTCCAACAAGGAGGAGGTTATGCACTCGTATTCGGTtgtgacaattttttttcgtaagCCTATTTTACACACCCCAATTTTCCAACAACCCATTGAAGTCAATCATTTTGATAATTTTTGCCACATAACCAGAAATCACTGTAGACGGTAGGTGTAGCACTTGTAGCTTAACTAAGTGGCGATGTGGTAGCGTTAGgtgttttattattaatactGGTATCTACGGTCGGATTAAGTATTTCAACATAATGTACTGAAATAATCGGAATTCTATACGAGCCCAACAGTACCCTTTTAGTAAACTTTGTTCTGGCGATTTCCATTAATTCAACAACTACGCCTGTCTCGGCGGGGTGTTTATGAAGTGGTAAAAGCAGCTTAGCGACCACTTGCGTTTCATGAGGCTAATAATCGAGTGGAGCCGTCGGTGTGAGTGATGTGATGTCTGAGCAGCCGTAAAAATGATGAGTTTCTTTTATATAGCTAGTTCATTTTATGTACGACTCATCAGAAGCGGTACCATGgccgcatttttatcacctgtcatgccattCGTTACTTttacacttacatatttgttagaacgtgacaggcatggtgacaaatgataaagagccgaccatattAGCCTTGCAGGGCAACTAATCAACGAAAAAAagttgcattaaaattaaaatcaaattatgctttaaattatacattttgggTTTTTGGGCTTTGCGTTGCGTGTGAGCAAAGCAACTAAGAAGCTTTCAAATGCTGATACTTCATTAGCATATCTAGAAATACAGGAGGATGTATAAAGTAAAACAAATAAGATTACATAAAAGGCGAccaaatcaaaataatataagtcCGTATCTTTTAGGTTACAATCAATTAGGAAGAAAATTCCTTCCTTACGCCGCGCCGTAATCACTATCAGTATCCAATCATGACTTGACATTAAACTAAGACCCATTAGGTCGATCATGTTAGAAGATTACACATATTTACCTCAGATTGGATTTCTATTCAGCAGGGCTATGGCAGCTGCGTCACGGCTGATGATCGCGGGGAGCCTTTTTTCATAATTCATGCTTCGACCACAAAAAATCGCACCAAGCGATATCTTACCACTCTGAGACTCAAAAAATTCATTAAATTGAAGGCCGGCTTCAATAATTGCATCACTTCATCTCTAGAAAAGTCACTTTGTCTTTCTGACTCTCTGCTGTTACCTCTTCAGACTTAAACTGTTGatccgatttagatgaaatttggtatgagGCCCGGGGAATGACACAGGCTAATAGTCTTAATCAAATCATCATTATCACCCCACGCAGAAAAAGTCGCAGGCACAAGCtagtataatttaaatatgcatTTCGTACTTTTAGGAAATAATACACCAAGAATGAATGAAAGATGAATAAAGTGAAACTcgcttaattttattaatctttAAACTAGCTGTGCACCAACGGTTCATAACTTTGCGAAAGATTTGGTAAACCAATTTAGTTGAAGCAAGTTTAATTGAACGTTCGCGTTCATGTTGGAAAGTTATCCGGTCTCTTTGAAACTAGATACGCTCAAAATATCAAATAGTTTAGAGTACGGCATGCTTGGAATTTTCTCATGGACTTCTTTATAGTTGGAACTTTGCCTAATTATGCATATAAATTAAGATACCGCATAACATTATCTAGCTGGTCTGTAATTCAACTTATACgcttattatttaggtaccatcgcccacactgttaactgttcatcggtaaaccttattataaacggcataaggtccactgatagacagttaagagccaacaggagtggtcattcctccatacaaacgtactcctcgttttcctccgtggttttagaagctagagcaatgattttatcaacacagattaatattgtcaatatatgtatgtgtcggacctttttgcttttattgatatttttgttttttaaggcgctagagcccttcaaaaatggccaaaatggcctaattgactatgccgcaatgagaggcgtgacattcaaaactgatatcaattagccaaagaagcaaaacggtccgacactgataatttcataatcatttagatttccaaatttggttacgattggttaagttttggaggaggaaacagaggagtacgaaacctcgatttttgagatttttacgcaggatttttcgccttgtccttatcgcactacttttaggtgccgcttccgttagcgagacgggtatatttacctaaaatatttaaaactgagctcctgtttcgtcttaagagtGGTTGCTGTTTGTACTAACTCGTAGCTGTAGACATCGACATATTCAACGTGGAAATGTTTCAAGTATGTCATACGACTTACTAAGAAATCTTAGCATTTTCTTTGTGTGTAAGAGTACCTATAGATAGTGCCGAAGTTCTAAATCTAATCTACTTCTACTTACTAACTACGACTACTTACTTAACTACTTACTTAGTAGCAAATTAGTTACTAAGTTTAAGGAATAAGGGTATAAGGAGTTTCTATAGgttattttctttttatagTTTATTAACTGTACTCATAAAGTGGGTATATGGATTAGTTTCCTAAATGCCATCATTAGGGAAGTTGGTTTTC contains:
- the LOC134679664 gene encoding sodium channel protein Nach-like, which gives rise to MNNQKNNSFFHRIVYAINYFGSNSNLHGIGHVISLSHIPSFKRLCWFSILLASCWGTFSILREVLDLYTQGSVSYSVDTNYLSWDTPFPAVTLCEQLDSDRLKSYLAAKKLPPTMLAFFRDVFYYNNQQCKQCTNCKNTTCVDNYMDYVKDYRLKCGHVLNKCWWAGKPYNCCEIFSPLETEYGPCFTFNSRLTGDGYVRHINRTTGLPSLVFTASRLITLRIHAPDDVVSVKVEKIVTTDIMPLVSELNATLKSEAITSDMTIHRLDPLRRGCLLVREKPAFAHHWPFQRYSYSACVLYCRAKLQVDLCNCTHHFMVRLNGYDICNVSGLGCLYKNKESLQSNTNCGCPMACEEINYKAVYVSFNREPSPVSKELVARGSRGVVRLNTLPTLRVRRHAIRDKMALVVDIGGVGGVFFGASLLSAIEIVYLLCIRRSRSS